A single genomic interval of Rosistilla ulvae harbors:
- a CDS encoding DUF6793 family protein, which translates to MPLFEIETNAHIIITWAADEDAAQAVVDDAYPTDAVIRMTKRPRDSWVISKGALGLTTTTTLDPCVTARDCLAKSSGDKVHAIRLYMNQTGTDLDAARKVIESNMVMGW; encoded by the coding sequence ATGCCGTTGTTTGAAATTGAAACCAATGCCCACATCATCATTACGTGGGCAGCGGATGAGGATGCGGCGCAGGCCGTGGTGGACGATGCCTACCCGACCGATGCGGTGATTCGCATGACCAAACGGCCTCGTGACAGTTGGGTGATTTCCAAGGGAGCCCTCGGGCTGACCACCACGACGACATTGGATCCCTGTGTGACGGCCCGCGATTGTTTGGCAAAATCGTCGGGTGACAAAGTGCATGCGATCCGGTTGTACATGAATCAAACCGGGACCGATCTGGATGCCGCGCGGAAGGTCATCGAATCGAACATGGTGATGGGCTGGTAG
- a CDS encoding vWA domain-containing protein — MENTQQFSAATPASDGTDSLPVASGFRGMLHGFGATGVSTLVHMVILLSLALITFEDPVKVISQILVVPTPTVEDPPVEIELEPEVEIVQPENVALFTAAPAMGMTSNTPAAVSKPALDQTLVAKANTSKISIDAPTVAMPNSMSLIAAVPDGEVKGEARDIVDSYQQAIDRISQELIWMIDKGPVLAIWCFDQSGSMKDDQKEIRDRIDNVYEQLGLDDRVGSGSDALLTAVTSYGERFIDHTQHKPTSDRNKVRQAIDAVPVDQSGKEMMCAAVGTAITTYRDLARRGRQMALILVTDESGDSGNNDVYMEKAIEVAKAAKCKIFVLGREAVFGYPYAYIRWNHPQTKRTHWLQVDRGPETAFPEQLQTNGFRRRYDAFSSGFGPYEQSRMARETNGVFFMLPSVETNLVGTQKERYELDALRPYRPDLRARVEAFSDRKQFPLRTLIWQVIQDLNPHQKGAQQAVELRVEFSTKPAEFVQQVRQEQAKAKMHLQYMAKAEKTLLEGKKLREQEADPRWQANYDIILAQLIAYQARVYEYGVALEEFLKNPKTAPRMKGGKVFVHWDIYTNSKVRTEDAKPYIDRAKVLFNEVVSTHPGSPWAARAKWELARGFGVDLRADYHTPIVDVKNPSPVPKL, encoded by the coding sequence ATGGAAAATACCCAGCAGTTCAGCGCGGCTACGCCGGCGTCCGACGGAACCGATAGCTTGCCGGTGGCTTCTGGGTTTCGCGGCATGCTGCACGGTTTCGGGGCCACCGGCGTTTCGACTTTGGTTCACATGGTGATCTTGCTGTCGCTGGCTCTGATCACCTTCGAGGATCCGGTCAAAGTGATCTCTCAGATCTTGGTTGTCCCCACGCCGACGGTCGAAGATCCGCCCGTCGAGATCGAATTGGAGCCCGAAGTCGAAATCGTTCAACCCGAAAACGTTGCTTTGTTCACCGCCGCCCCCGCGATGGGAATGACTAGCAACACGCCTGCTGCCGTCAGTAAACCGGCTCTGGACCAGACTTTGGTTGCCAAGGCGAACACCTCGAAAATATCGATCGACGCCCCCACCGTGGCGATGCCCAACAGCATGTCGTTGATCGCTGCGGTTCCCGACGGCGAAGTCAAAGGGGAAGCTCGCGATATCGTCGACAGCTATCAACAAGCGATCGATCGGATCTCTCAAGAATTGATCTGGATGATCGACAAGGGGCCCGTCTTGGCCATTTGGTGTTTCGATCAATCGGGCAGTATGAAAGACGATCAAAAAGAGATCCGCGATCGTATCGACAACGTCTACGAACAACTGGGACTCGACGATCGTGTTGGCTCGGGCAGCGATGCGCTGTTGACCGCGGTGACCAGTTATGGCGAGCGGTTTATCGATCATACCCAGCACAAACCGACAAGCGATCGCAACAAAGTGAGGCAAGCGATCGATGCAGTGCCGGTCGATCAGAGCGGGAAGGAAATGATGTGTGCCGCGGTCGGAACGGCGATCACGACCTATCGCGATCTGGCCCGCCGCGGTCGCCAGATGGCGTTGATCTTGGTTACCGATGAGAGTGGTGATTCGGGCAATAACGACGTCTACATGGAAAAGGCGATCGAAGTCGCCAAGGCAGCCAAGTGCAAAATCTTTGTGCTCGGCCGCGAAGCGGTCTTTGGTTATCCATATGCCTACATCCGATGGAATCACCCGCAAACCAAACGGACTCACTGGTTGCAGGTTGATCGCGGCCCCGAGACCGCCTTTCCGGAACAATTGCAAACCAATGGTTTCCGACGTCGGTACGACGCATTCAGCAGCGGGTTTGGCCCGTACGAACAGTCTCGGATGGCGCGTGAAACCAACGGTGTCTTCTTTATGTTGCCCAGTGTCGAAACGAATCTCGTTGGGACGCAGAAGGAACGATACGAACTAGACGCTTTGCGTCCCTATCGCCCCGATCTGCGAGCGCGGGTCGAAGCGTTTTCGGATCGCAAACAGTTCCCGCTGCGGACGCTGATCTGGCAGGTGATTCAAGATTTGAATCCGCACCAGAAAGGGGCTCAGCAGGCTGTCGAATTGCGCGTCGAATTCTCGACCAAACCGGCCGAATTTGTTCAGCAAGTGCGGCAGGAGCAGGCAAAAGCGAAGATGCATCTGCAGTACATGGCCAAAGCGGAAAAGACGTTGCTCGAGGGCAAGAAGCTCCGCGAACAAGAAGCCGATCCGCGTTGGCAAGCCAACTACGATATCATTCTTGCTCAATTGATCGCCTACCAAGCGCGGGTGTACGAATACGGTGTCGCGTTGGAAGAGTTCCTGAAGAATCCGAAGACGGCCCCGCGAATGAAGGGGGGCAAGGTCTTTGTGCATTGGGATATCTATACCAACAGCAAGGTTCGCACCGAAGACGCCAAGCCGTATATCGATCGGGCTAAGGTGTTGTTTAACGAAGTCGTTTCGACGCATCCCGGTTCGCCTTGGGCGGCGCGGGCGAAATGGGAGCTAGCACGCGGGTTTGGTGTCGATTTGCGGGCCGATTATCACACGCCGATCGTCGACGTGAAGAATCCCAGCCCAGTGCCGAAACTGTAG
- a CDS encoding universal stress protein, whose translation MRVLLATDRSESSDSATDYLEHLQFVEPMALNAISCVPVTASVGFSGLPPVVQSVMQEEESLLREHLGSVCRRFENRAESTEQNLVVGPPGYEIRSEADKWNADLIVMGALGKSMMERVVLGSVSDFVATHTSSSVLVVRPPKPELAEEPPRRIMIALDGSEDDKQLVEFLQSIRWPTNAELHLVHVIEDLTLYRQDLIEHMDQHWKQERETSEQHAHEIQKTTEGAVASSKTAVIVNAHVGEALVQYADRHQCDLIIVGDHHRNFLNRMLLGSVSRFVLRYAHCSVAIARQKPTPEPTPSS comes from the coding sequence ATGCGTGTATTACTGGCAACCGACCGATCGGAGTCTTCGGATTCGGCGACCGACTACTTAGAACATTTGCAATTTGTCGAACCGATGGCACTCAACGCGATAAGCTGCGTTCCGGTAACTGCATCGGTTGGTTTTTCTGGCCTTCCGCCGGTCGTCCAATCGGTGATGCAGGAAGAGGAATCATTGCTTCGCGAGCACTTGGGTTCGGTCTGTCGACGATTCGAGAATCGCGCCGAATCGACCGAACAGAACCTGGTCGTCGGACCTCCAGGCTATGAAATCCGCAGCGAGGCGGACAAATGGAACGCAGATCTGATCGTGATGGGAGCGCTCGGAAAATCGATGATGGAGCGGGTCGTGCTCGGCAGCGTTTCCGATTTCGTCGCCACCCACACATCCAGCAGCGTGCTGGTCGTTCGCCCACCGAAACCGGAACTTGCCGAAGAACCGCCGCGGCGAATCATGATCGCATTGGATGGATCCGAAGACGACAAACAATTGGTTGAATTCCTACAATCAATCCGCTGGCCAACCAACGCGGAACTTCATCTGGTGCATGTCATCGAAGACCTAACGCTGTATCGCCAGGACTTGATCGAACACATGGATCAGCACTGGAAACAGGAACGCGAGACCAGCGAACAACATGCCCACGAGATCCAGAAGACCACCGAAGGGGCGGTCGCTTCGTCCAAGACCGCTGTTATCGTCAACGCGCACGTTGGTGAAGCGTTGGTCCAATATGCCGATCGACACCAATGCGATCTCATAATCGTCGGCGATCACCATCGCAACTTCTTGAATCGCATGTTGTTGGGCAGTGTTTCTCGTTTCGTGCTGCGATACGCCCACTGCAGCGTTGCGATCGCTCGCCAAAAACCGACGCCCGAACCAACGCCATCCAGCTAG
- a CDS encoding DEAD/DEAH box helicase has product MFADLELSAEVQEAVALSGYDKPTPVQAQIIPHMLQGRDLLAQSQTGTGKTAAFALPILSQVDLRSPTPQVLVLAPTRELAIQVAKSFSTYGSCIRGFGVCAIYGGQDYEPQLRQLRRGVQVVVGTPGRVIDHINRGTLKLDGIRCLVLDEADEMLNMGFLEDVEFVLKHAPAERQIALFSATMPTPIRMIADRYLNDPATITIKKKTMTADSIRQRAVFVAQRDKVDALTRILEVDETDGVIVFTKTRDATITVAEELTRQGLAASPINGDMPQKVRERTIDQLKSGKLDILVATDVAARGLDVPRISHVFNFDLPHDSESYVHRIGRTGRAGRSGEAIIFLSGNQRSKLRVIERATKQQIEIIDLPSSKDINAVRVKRFKERITAMIGDQDLTMFRDLLTEYAEETNKPMELIAAALAQLAQQGRPFLAKDRPKKERASRGEERGHRDRFDEGSFDRSDRPRRNSRPGRQLGEPEPGMTRYRIQVGWQDGVKPGNIVGAVANEAGIAGDCIGPIQINDRYSTIDLPEGMPSDIYHTLANTWVSGKQLRLRLESEGGFEGNRGPRKEFGKGKFKGKRNGQGFAGGGKPGFSKGQGGKSFGAGKGKKRKERA; this is encoded by the coding sequence ATGTTTGCTGATCTCGAGCTGAGTGCCGAGGTTCAGGAGGCAGTGGCGTTGTCGGGATATGACAAGCCGACGCCGGTACAGGCCCAGATCATTCCTCATATGTTGCAGGGTCGCGATCTGTTGGCACAATCGCAGACCGGCACCGGCAAGACCGCCGCGTTTGCGTTGCCGATCCTTTCGCAGGTCGATTTGCGCTCGCCCACCCCGCAGGTACTGGTATTGGCACCGACTCGCGAATTGGCGATTCAGGTAGCCAAGTCGTTTTCAACTTATGGTTCGTGCATTCGGGGCTTCGGCGTCTGTGCAATCTATGGCGGCCAGGATTACGAGCCCCAGTTGCGACAGTTGCGTCGGGGAGTGCAGGTTGTGGTTGGTACGCCAGGCCGTGTAATCGATCACATCAACCGCGGCACGTTGAAGCTGGATGGGATCCGGTGTTTGGTGTTGGACGAAGCCGACGAAATGTTGAACATGGGGTTCTTGGAGGACGTGGAATTTGTCCTCAAGCATGCTCCGGCAGAACGGCAGATCGCGTTGTTCTCGGCAACCATGCCAACTCCAATTCGCATGATCGCCGACCGTTACCTGAATGATCCCGCGACGATCACGATCAAGAAGAAGACGATGACCGCCGATTCGATTCGGCAGCGTGCTGTCTTTGTTGCTCAACGCGACAAGGTCGACGCCTTGACTCGCATCTTGGAGGTCGATGAGACCGACGGTGTGATCGTCTTTACGAAAACACGCGATGCGACGATCACGGTCGCCGAAGAATTGACACGTCAGGGGCTGGCGGCGTCGCCAATCAATGGCGACATGCCTCAGAAGGTGCGTGAGCGGACGATCGATCAGCTGAAATCGGGCAAGTTGGATATCTTGGTTGCAACCGATGTCGCGGCACGCGGATTGGATGTTCCACGGATCAGCCACGTCTTCAACTTTGATCTGCCTCACGACAGCGAATCGTATGTGCACCGTATCGGCCGGACCGGGCGAGCGGGCCGCAGCGGCGAAGCGATCATCTTTCTGTCTGGCAACCAGCGCAGCAAGTTGCGAGTGATCGAGCGAGCGACAAAGCAGCAGATCGAAATTATCGATTTGCCTAGCTCCAAGGATATCAACGCGGTGCGTGTCAAGCGATTCAAGGAACGCATCACGGCGATGATCGGCGATCAAGACCTGACGATGTTCCGAGACTTGTTGACCGAATATGCCGAAGAAACCAACAAACCGATGGAGCTGATCGCCGCGGCGTTGGCTCAATTGGCACAGCAAGGGCGTCCGTTCTTGGCCAAGGATCGTCCCAAGAAGGAACGTGCTAGCCGTGGTGAGGAACGGGGGCACCGCGATCGTTTTGACGAAGGTTCGTTCGATCGCTCCGATCGTCCGCGTCGCAACAGTCGCCCAGGGCGTCAGTTGGGCGAGCCCGAACCAGGCATGACTCGCTATCGCATTCAGGTCGGTTGGCAGGATGGTGTAAAACCGGGCAACATTGTCGGCGCGGTCGCCAATGAAGCGGGAATCGCGGGCGATTGCATCGGCCCGATCCAGATCAACGATCGTTACAGCACGATCGATCTGCCCGAAGGGATGCCCAGCGATATCTACCACACGTTGGCCAACACTTGGGTCTCGGGAAAACAATTGCGTCTGCGTTTGGAAAGCGAAGGCGGATTTGAAGGCAACCGCGGCCCACGCAAAGAGTTTGGTAAGGGCAAGTTTAAGGGGAAACGCAATGGTCAGGGTTTTGCCGGTGGCGGCAAGCCCGGTTTTTCCAAGGGGCAAGGTGGTAAGTCGTTTGGCGCCGGTAAAGGCAAGAAACGCAAAGAACGGGCGTAA
- a CDS encoding histone H1-like repetitive region-containing protein: MRLKKSWLKKSWLKKSWLKKSWLKKSWLKKLWLKKSWLKKSWLKKSWLKKSWLKKSWLKKLWLKKLWLKKLWLKKLWLKKLWLKKLRLKKLWLKKLWLKKLWLKKLWLKKLWLKKLRLKKLWLKKLWLKKLRLKKLRLKKLRLKKLRPTESPNQKMASHNRTMASPCRLQSQRSRAIQCLLISS; the protein is encoded by the coding sequence TTGCGGCTGAAGAAGTCGTGGCTGAAGAAGTCGTGGCTGAAGAAGTCGTGGCTGAAGAAGTCGTGGCTGAAGAAGTCGTGGCTGAAGAAGTTGTGGCTGAAGAAGTCGTGGCTGAAGAAGTCGTGGCTGAAGAAGTCGTGGCTGAAGAAGTCGTGGCTGAAGAAGTCGTGGCTGAAGAAGTTGTGGCTGAAGAAGTTGTGGCTGAAGAAGTTGTGGCTGAAGAAGTTGTGGCTGAAGAAGTTGTGGCTGAAGAAGTTGCGGCTAAAGAAGTTGTGGCTGAAGAAGTTGTGGCTGAAGAAGTTGTGGCTGAAGAAGTTGTGGCTGAAGAAGTTGTGGCTGAAGAAGTTGCGGCTAAAGAAGTTGTGGCTAAAGAAGTTGTGGCTGAAGAAGTTGCGGCTAAAGAAGTTGCGGCTAAAGAAGTTGCGGCTAAAGAAGTTGCGGCCCACGGAAAGCCCGAATCAAAAAATGGCAAGCCACAATCGGACAATGGCAAGCCCGTGCCGGTTGCAGAGCCAGAGAAGCCGCGCGATCCAATGTTTGCTGATCTCGAGCTGA
- a CDS encoding sigma-54-dependent transcriptional regulator — protein MNESSAATNDNFSELIDNLSVLVVDNDRAHARAMTESLEKVGYRCQVAVSGPEGSKLIESEHFDIVITDMVMNDIDGMEILRLTRKRLPECEVVMVTGHATVPTAVEAMQQGAFNFLEKPITPSRLRAITAKAVEAISLRRKNTELHQRLDEKFGYEGIIFASAEMQAVIDRLKRIAPTDATVLITGENGTGKELVAQAIHQNSPRKAKRIVALNTGAIAENLVESELFGHVKGSFTDAIGDRVGAFEYANGGSLFLDEVGDMPMSTQIKLLRVLEEHRITRVGDNKPIKVNVRLVSATNRPLDEMVDAGTFRSDLYFRLKVVTVRIPPLRERRDDIIPLMDHFRKQFLKRHGKPAASFSPAVTKRFFAYDWPGNVRELRNFVDTMVVLDTDEVLDLDDLPPELADIDEQAVSGQLSGDMNLLGKPLAEIERWAIEETLKLTGGNREEAARVLEIGARTLYRRLDQYRGKEDQATESDSTS, from the coding sequence ATGAATGAATCTTCCGCTGCCACGAACGATAATTTTTCAGAACTGATCGACAATTTGTCGGTTTTAGTTGTCGACAACGACCGCGCCCATGCGCGGGCGATGACCGAGAGCCTCGAAAAGGTGGGGTACCGATGTCAGGTGGCTGTCAGCGGCCCCGAGGGGTCGAAGCTTATCGAATCGGAGCACTTCGATATCGTGATCACCGACATGGTGATGAACGACATCGACGGGATGGAGATCCTACGGTTGACGCGCAAGCGTTTGCCCGAATGCGAAGTCGTGATGGTCACCGGACATGCGACGGTTCCGACGGCTGTCGAAGCGATGCAGCAAGGGGCGTTTAACTTCTTGGAAAAGCCGATCACGCCCAGTCGCCTGCGGGCGATCACGGCAAAGGCTGTCGAAGCGATCAGCCTGCGGCGGAAGAACACCGAACTGCATCAACGGTTGGACGAAAAGTTCGGGTACGAAGGGATCATTTTTGCAAGTGCGGAGATGCAAGCGGTGATCGATCGCTTGAAGCGGATCGCGCCGACCGATGCGACTGTCTTGATCACGGGAGAGAATGGGACGGGCAAGGAGTTGGTCGCGCAAGCGATCCATCAAAATAGCCCTCGCAAGGCGAAGCGGATCGTGGCGCTTAACACAGGGGCGATCGCGGAGAACTTGGTCGAAAGCGAATTGTTCGGGCATGTCAAAGGATCGTTCACCGATGCGATCGGCGATCGCGTGGGGGCGTTTGAATACGCCAACGGCGGTTCGCTCTTCTTGGACGAAGTCGGCGATATGCCGATGAGCACGCAGATCAAGCTGTTGCGAGTTTTAGAGGAGCACCGGATTACGCGGGTTGGCGACAATAAACCGATCAAGGTGAACGTCCGTTTGGTCAGTGCGACCAATCGCCCGTTGGACGAGATGGTCGACGCGGGAACGTTCCGCAGCGATCTCTATTTCCGGTTGAAAGTTGTTACCGTGCGGATTCCGCCGCTCCGCGAGCGACGCGACGACATCATTCCGTTGATGGATCATTTTCGCAAGCAATTCCTCAAGCGTCACGGCAAACCGGCCGCTAGTTTCTCCCCAGCGGTGACGAAGCGGTTCTTCGCCTACGACTGGCCGGGGAACGTCCGCGAGTTGCGAAATTTTGTCGATACGATGGTCGTCTTAGATACCGATGAGGTCCTGGATTTGGATGACCTGCCCCCCGAATTGGCGGATATCGATGAGCAGGCGGTCTCGGGGCAATTGAGCGGCGATATGAATTTGCTGGGCAAACCGCTGGCCGAGATCGAGCGTTGGGCGATCGAGGAAACGCTGAAATTGACCGGCGGCAATCGCGAAGAGGCGGCGCGGGTGTTGGAGATCGGTGCGCGGACCCTATATCGCCGGTTGGATCAATATCGCGGAAAAGAGGACCAGGCAACGGAATCCGATTCTACCTCTTGA
- a CDS encoding HAD-IIB family hydrolase — protein MHTPPTVLATDLDGTLIPLDDCEGNRRDLLRLRQHFASTDATLVFVTGRHLQSAQQAIADFDLPAPDWIICDVGSTICQSLGSGRFVSVEGYESCLENLSDGIPLETVRQTLQSIAGLRLQEPEKQGRFKLSYYADQADLSALAQQIADRIGELPFSMITSVDPFNGDGLIDLLPKGTSKAFALRWWAEHVGRSETELIFAGDSGNDLAALTAGYRAIVVGNADASVVEATRSAHRESGWTDRLVVTDQKATSGVLEGCRFFGLIDNS, from the coding sequence ATGCACACGCCGCCAACCGTCTTGGCTACCGATCTCGATGGAACGTTGATCCCCTTGGACGATTGCGAGGGAAACCGCCGCGACCTGTTGCGATTGCGGCAGCACTTTGCTTCGACCGACGCCACGTTGGTCTTCGTCACCGGGCGGCATCTGCAGTCGGCGCAGCAAGCGATCGCTGATTTTGATCTCCCCGCTCCCGACTGGATCATTTGCGATGTCGGCAGCACGATCTGCCAGTCGCTTGGCTCGGGGCGATTTGTGTCGGTTGAAGGATATGAATCGTGTCTGGAGAATCTGTCCGATGGGATCCCGCTGGAAACCGTTCGGCAGACGTTGCAATCGATCGCCGGCTTGCGGTTGCAAGAGCCTGAGAAGCAGGGGCGTTTTAAGCTCAGCTACTACGCCGATCAAGCGGATTTGTCGGCCCTCGCCCAACAGATAGCAGATCGGATCGGCGAGCTACCGTTTTCGATGATCACCAGTGTCGATCCGTTTAACGGGGATGGGTTGATCGATTTGTTGCCGAAAGGAACTTCCAAGGCGTTCGCGCTGCGATGGTGGGCGGAGCATGTGGGCCGCAGTGAAACCGAGCTGATCTTTGCCGGAGATTCGGGAAACGACTTGGCTGCATTGACGGCCGGTTACCGCGCGATCGTCGTGGGGAATGCCGATGCAAGCGTTGTCGAAGCGACGCGTTCGGCTCATCGAGAATCGGGGTGGACCGACCGGCTGGTCGTCACGGATCAGAAGGCGACAAGCGGCGTCTTAGAAGGCTGTCGGTTTTTCGGGTTGATCGACAACTCGTAA